The following proteins are encoded in a genomic region of Sebastes fasciatus isolate fSebFas1 chromosome 14, fSebFas1.pri, whole genome shotgun sequence:
- the ftcdnl1 gene encoding formiminotransferase N-terminal subdomain-containing protein — protein MASGSWGRRLVACLLNVSEARRKDLVETVAKAALYNTEGVRREGTAVLNIFNDHDYNRSVITIVASIDSIREAVLSACEKACGLIDMRAHKGVHPCMGAVDLIPIYPLGEEVGVEDCAKEARAVAQGLTERVQGTSAFLFGWADSPLQRGLAQRRKEMGWFKKTTDMQAIRPDMGPQPQQRFGLTGVGAGPYVMNCNVTIDTQDSAMGRSIATAIRESTPGGLPGVQVLALPHEGAVEIACNVESVKGSPAGHMTAGEPWPCFSIGGQPYCHAPASLITARVAELAGRQGVGVKGTALVGFTPRECRGLAELALSQGIAEFWKEQHRIRM, from the exons ATGGCCTCAGGTTCCTGGGGCAGAAGACTGGTGGCTTGTCTCCTCAACGTTTCCGAGGCTCGCAGGAAAGACCTGGTGGAGACTGTGGCCAAGGCAGCCTTATACAACACTGAAG GTGTTAGACGAGAGGGGACCGCAGTGCTGAACATCTTCAATGACCACGACTACAACCGTTCTGTCATCACCATTGTGGCCAGTATCGACTCTATCA GAGAGGCGGTTCTGTCTGCATGCGAGAAAGCCTGTGGGCTGATCGACATGCGCGCTCACAAGGGAGTCCACCCATGTATGGGTGCCGTCGACCTCATACCCATCTACCCCCTGGGGGAGGAGGTGGGAGTGGAGGACTGTGCTAAAGAGGCTCGGG CTGTGGCTCAGGGACTCACAGAGCGGGTCCAGGGCACCAGTGCTTTCCTGTTTGGCTGGGCAGACTCCCCCCTTCAGCGGGGGCTGGcgcagaggaggaaggagatggGCTGGTTCAAGAAGACGACGGACATGCAGGCAATCAGGCCCGACATGGGGCCGCAGCCACAGCAACGATTCGGTCTCACAG GTGTTGGGGCTGGTCCGTACGTCATGAACTGCAATGTCACTATCGACACCCAGGACTCGGCCATGGGACGCAGCATCGCCACGGCCATCAGGGAGTCGACCCCGGGCGGGCTGCCTGGGGTGCAGGTGCTGGCCTTGCCACACGAGGGCGCTGTTGAAATCGCCTGTAATGTTGAAAGTGTGAAGGGGAGCCCAGCCGGTCACATGACTGCAGGTGAACCGTGGCCTTGTTTCAGCATCGGCGGCCAGCCGTACTGTCACGCTCCGGCTTCCCTCATCACGGCGAGGGTCGCAGAGCTGGCAGGGAGGCAGGGGGTTGGCGTGAAGGGCACCGCGCTTGTGGGGTTTACCCCCCGCGAGTGCAGGGGCCTGGCAGAGTTAGCACTGTCTCAAGGGATTGCTGAGTTCTGGAAAGAGCAGCACAGGATCCGTATGTGA
- the c14h2orf69 gene encoding mitochondrial protein C2orf69 homolog, producing MLATRAVTLLAAVSKTMSSVAATTTSEAPAGLRAAASRDGGSGSPLQRLQKLLAVPGSDPSRVNDLLLLRPDPDADEHTATEPEEKGSNRHVMFFHGDIQNFQEEMALQSEGAQWLSWSLEQVALTLGRRFPDRHVWVVRASRMYLHKFSCYHNFVESNMFGAPEHSHYSPDYGAFHHLRALLSHGMERANLPNPLQPQGGGDSIPSGFSLTPVGFSKGCVVLNQMLYELAGARADPQMSHFVKSISDMYWLDGGHPGGSETWVTNKQVLKELASSGVSIHAHVTPYEVCDPMRAWVGREHGHFIKTLEEFGACPSKKLHFEDEPPTIENHFRVIQEF from the exons ATGCTAGCGACTCGAGCTGTCACTCTACTAGCTGCTGTGTCCAAAACGATGAGCTCTGTGGCAGCGACGACAACCTCTGAAGCTCCGGCGGGGCTGCGCGCAGCAGCCAGCCGGGATGGAGGCTCCGGGAGCCCGCTGCAGAGGCTCCAGAAGCTGCTGGCGGTGCCCGGATCCGACCCGAGCCGAGTCAAcgacctgctgctgctccggcCTGATCCTGATGCAGACGAACACACTGCTACAGAGCCAGAGGAGAAAGGCAGCAATAGGCATGTTATGTTCTTCCACGGGGATATTCAG AACTTCCAGGAGGAGATGGCCCTGCAGTCTGAAGGAGCCCAGTGGCTCTCGTGGAGTCTGGAGCAGGTCGCCCTCACCCTGGGCCGACGCTTCCCCGACCGACACGTTTGGGTGGTCAGAGCCTCCCGCATGTATCTCCACAAGTTCAGCTGCTACCACAACTTCGTAGAGAGCAACATGTTCGGGGCGCCGGAGCACTCTCACTACTCACCTGACTATGGAGCGTTTCACCACCTCAG GGCCCTGCTGAGCCACGGCATGGAGAGAGCCAACCTACCAAACCCCCTTCAGCCACAAGGAGGCGGCGACAGCATCCCCTCAGGGTTCTCGCTGACGCCGGTGGGCTTCAGCAAAGGCTGCGTGGTGCTGAACCAGATGCTGTACGAGCTGGCCGGGGCCCGCGCCGACCCGCAGATGTCGCACTTCGTCAAGAGCATCTCCGACATGTACTGGCTGGACGGCGGCCACCCGGGAGGCAGCGAGACCTGGGTGACCAACAAGCAGGTACTGAAGGAGCTCGCTTCCAGCGGAGTGTCGATTCACGCCCACGTCACCCCGTACGAGGTGTGCGACCCGATGCGGGCCTGGGTGGGCCGCGAGCACGGTCACTTCATCAAGACCCTGGAGGAGTTCGGGGCCTGTCCGAGTAAGAAGCTGCACTTTGAGGACGAGCCCCCCACCATCGAGAACCACTTCAGGGTCATCCAGGAGTTTTGA